The following proteins are co-located in the Bradyrhizobium sp. AZCC 2176 genome:
- a CDS encoding Gfo/Idh/MocA family protein: MNQPLRIGLIGAGMVSRHHLIAWATIPDQARVVAIADPSAENAARRATEFGISQTYADAEAMLAAVALDAIDIAAPREMHAPLVRLAAKHRLPVLCQKPLASNLHEAIELAAEVEGSTRLMVHENWRFRGYYRDAAAWLREGRIGQVKQAHLTLLTSGVLPGSDGLCPALERQPFMRRERRMLLAEVLIHHLDALRMLLGPLQVTAAQLSRSSEQLVGEDGAVIQLRTGSGAGVAVFASFAAHGHPAVQVDRLEILGDKGAIRLDGPSLTCSGASAGEHTYDLATEYQGSYNRTIAHFVKSLRDVSPFETAPQDNLETLRLVEDCYRLSGWEASR; the protein is encoded by the coding sequence ATGAACCAACCTTTGCGCATTGGCCTGATCGGCGCCGGCATGGTGAGCCGCCACCATCTGATCGCCTGGGCGACTATACCAGATCAAGCCCGCGTCGTGGCGATCGCCGATCCCTCCGCCGAAAACGCGGCGCGGCGCGCGACCGAGTTCGGGATTTCGCAAACCTATGCCGACGCCGAGGCGATGCTCGCGGCCGTGGCGCTCGACGCCATCGATATCGCAGCTCCCCGCGAGATGCACGCGCCACTGGTGCGCCTCGCCGCCAAGCACCGGCTGCCGGTGCTTTGCCAGAAGCCGCTCGCGTCCAACCTGCACGAGGCAATCGAACTCGCCGCCGAGGTCGAGGGTTCAACGCGGCTGATGGTGCACGAGAACTGGCGCTTCCGCGGCTATTACCGTGACGCGGCGGCATGGCTGCGCGAGGGTCGCATCGGCCAAGTCAAACAGGCGCATCTCACGCTTTTGACATCGGGCGTGCTGCCGGGGTCGGACGGGCTTTGCCCGGCGCTGGAGCGGCAGCCCTTCATGCGCCGTGAGCGGCGCATGCTCCTCGCGGAAGTGTTGATCCATCATCTCGATGCGCTGCGCATGCTGCTCGGGCCGCTGCAGGTGACTGCGGCGCAACTCTCCCGTTCGAGTGAGCAACTCGTCGGCGAGGACGGCGCGGTGATTCAGCTTCGGACCGGCAGCGGCGCGGGCGTTGCGGTCTTTGCAAGCTTCGCCGCCCACGGGCATCCGGCCGTTCAGGTCGACCGGCTGGAGATTCTCGGCGACAAGGGCGCCATCAGGCTCGACGGGCCATCGCTGACTTGCTCGGGGGCGTCTGCCGGCGAGCACACCTACGATCTCGCGACCGAATATCAGGGCTCCTATAACCGGACGATCGCGCATTTCGTGAAATCGCTCCGCGACGTCTCGCCCTTCGAGACGGCACCGCAGGACAACCTCGAGACCTTGCGCCTGGTCGAGGATTGCTATCGGCTGTCGGGCTGGGAGGCTTCGCGATGA
- a CDS encoding GntR family transcriptional regulator — protein MKPQESSTETPALTREEEQAEVIRRLEEDIIFGRFAPGSRLVEDTLMQRYGASRHFVRQALFQLERQGIVLREKNIGATVRFYSAEEVRQIYEVREMLTRQAALMIALPAPAGLIAQLNELQRQYCARADAQDLRGIHETNDAFHVALFSACGNPYLVRSLQDYMNLTLPMRAKNLADREGLTLSWRQHELMIELLKGRDSWALAQLCVDHMQYSKSDYLARIAGDEDKR, from the coding sequence ATGAAGCCACAGGAATCATCGACCGAAACTCCCGCGCTGACGCGTGAGGAGGAGCAGGCCGAGGTCATCCGCCGGCTGGAGGAGGACATCATCTTCGGCCGCTTCGCGCCGGGTTCGCGGCTGGTCGAAGACACGCTGATGCAGCGCTACGGCGCCAGCCGGCATTTCGTGCGGCAGGCGCTGTTCCAGCTCGAGCGCCAGGGCATCGTGCTGCGCGAGAAAAACATCGGCGCCACGGTGCGGTTCTATTCGGCCGAGGAGGTGCGCCAGATCTACGAGGTGCGGGAAATGCTGACGCGGCAGGCGGCGTTGATGATCGCCCTGCCCGCCCCCGCCGGCCTGATCGCGCAGTTGAACGAATTGCAGCGGCAATACTGCGCCAGGGCCGACGCGCAGGATCTGCGCGGCATCCACGAGACCAATGACGCCTTCCACGTCGCGCTGTTTTCCGCCTGCGGCAACCCGTATCTGGTCCGCTCGCTGCAGGACTACATGAACCTGACGCTGCCGATGCGCGCCAAGAATCTCGCCGACCGAGAGGGGCTGACGCTATCCTGGCGCCAGCACGAACTCATGATCGAACTTTTGAAGGGCCGCGACAGTTGGGCGCTGGCGCAGCTCTGCGTCGATCACATGCAGTACAGCAAGTCTGACTATCTCGCCCGCATCGCCGGGGATGAGGACAAGCGCTAG
- a CDS encoding NAD-dependent epimerase/dehydratase family protein — translation MPRILMTGAAGGIGTSLRKLLPPIYPDLLLSDLKAPADLGKDEKFKAADLADLAQVEAICEGVDGILHFGGYSVEGPWDSILQSNIIGGYNLFEAARKKGVKRVVFASSNHAVGFYPRHHRIGTDVTARPDSRYGVSKVFGEAVGALYADKHGLGVTCIRIGNFGEMPLDHRRLSIWLKPEDLVQLCRIGLDHPDIHFEIFYGASHNERAWWDNHRAYELGYRPTGRGEDFREHAMAEQAKLKPDPVGDYYQGGTFCSMEFDGDKDRIVDWSKR, via the coding sequence ATGCCACGCATATTGATGACTGGCGCCGCCGGCGGGATCGGCACGTCCTTGCGCAAGCTGCTGCCGCCGATCTATCCGGACCTGCTGCTGAGCGATCTGAAGGCGCCGGCCGATCTCGGCAAGGACGAGAAGTTCAAGGCGGCCGATCTCGCCGATCTCGCCCAGGTCGAGGCGATCTGCGAAGGCGTCGACGGCATCCTGCATTTTGGCGGCTATTCGGTGGAAGGGCCCTGGGATTCGATCCTGCAGTCCAACATCATCGGCGGCTACAATCTGTTTGAGGCCGCACGCAAAAAGGGCGTCAAGCGCGTGGTGTTCGCCTCCTCGAACCATGCGGTCGGCTTCTACCCGCGCCATCACCGCATCGGCACCGACGTCACCGCGCGCCCCGACAGCCGCTATGGTGTCAGCAAGGTGTTCGGCGAGGCGGTCGGCGCGCTCTATGCCGACAAGCACGGGCTTGGCGTCACCTGCATCCGGATCGGCAATTTCGGCGAGATGCCGCTCGACCACCGCCGCCTGTCGATCTGGCTGAAACCGGAGGATCTGGTGCAGCTCTGCCGCATCGGGCTCGACCATCCCGATATTCACTTCGAAATCTTCTACGGCGCCTCCCACAATGAGCGCGCCTGGTGGGACAATCATCGCGCCTACGAGCTCGGCTATCGGCCGACCGGCCGCGGCGAGGATTTCCGCGAACACGCCATGGCCGAGCAGGCCAAGCTGAAGCCGGATCCGGTCGGCGATTACTACCAGGGCGGCACGTTCTGCAGCATGGAGTTCGATGGCGACAAGGACCGCATCGTGGACTGGAGCAAGCGCTAG
- a CDS encoding SMP-30/gluconolactonase/LRE family protein — MSDAASHSAGWRPATYYPDPAIRALDPRFEKYWLKLSAVERLTTGLRWAEGPVWFGDGRYLLCSDIPNQRILKWEEETGAVSIFRKPSNFANGNTRDRQGRLVTCEHGGRRVTRTEYDGSITVLIDSFDGKRLNSPNDIVVKSDGSIWFTDPVFGLLGNYEGYKAEPEIDANVYRIDGATGKATIVAEGVLGPNGLCFSPDEKILYIIESRGIPNRKILAYDVSPGGDTISNKRVLVDAGPGTPDGMRCDIDGNLWCGWGMGDPELDGVVVFAPDGVMIGRIALPERCANLCFGGLKRNRLFMAASQSIYALYVNTQGAPGG; from the coding sequence ATGTCCGATGCAGCATCGCATTCAGCCGGCTGGCGCCCGGCGACGTATTACCCCGATCCAGCCATCCGTGCACTCGATCCGCGCTTCGAGAAATACTGGCTGAAGCTGTCGGCGGTCGAACGGCTGACCACCGGCCTGCGCTGGGCCGAGGGCCCGGTGTGGTTCGGCGACGGGCGATATCTGTTGTGCAGCGACATTCCGAACCAGCGCATCCTCAAGTGGGAAGAGGAGACCGGCGCGGTCAGCATCTTCCGCAAGCCGTCGAACTTCGCCAACGGCAACACCCGCGACCGCCAGGGACGGCTGGTCACCTGCGAGCACGGCGGCCGCCGCGTCACCCGTACCGAATATGACGGATCGATCACGGTGCTGATCGACTCTTTCGACGGCAAGCGGCTGAATTCGCCGAACGACATCGTCGTGAAGTCCGACGGCTCGATCTGGTTCACCGATCCCGTGTTCGGCCTGCTCGGCAATTACGAGGGCTACAAGGCCGAGCCCGAGATCGATGCCAACGTCTATCGGATCGATGGCGCGACCGGCAAAGCGACTATCGTCGCCGAGGGCGTGCTCGGCCCGAATGGCCTGTGTTTCTCGCCGGATGAGAAGATCCTCTATATCATCGAATCCCGCGGCATACCGAACCGCAAGATTCTTGCCTACGACGTTTCCCCTGGCGGCGACACTATTTCCAACAAGCGCGTCCTGGTCGACGCCGGCCCCGGCACGCCCGACGGCATGCGCTGCGACATTGACGGCAATCTGTGGTGCGGCTGGGGCATGGGCGATCCCGAGCTCGACGGCGTCGTGGTGTTCGCTCCCGACGGCGTGATGATCGGCCGCATCGCGCTGCCCGAGCGTTGCGCCAATCTCTGCTTCGGCGGCCTGAAGCGCAACCGCTTGTTCATGGCCGCCAGCCAGTCGATCTACGCGCTTTACGTCAACACGCAAGGCGCGCCGGGCGGATAG
- the bla gene encoding subclass B3 metallo-beta-lactamase has product MKKIVAALVALLPLAGTVQAQTVKDLLETLKVKWNTPTEPFKMIGNVYYVGTDGLASYLITSPQGHILVDTVMPEATSQIKASIEKLGFKVTDIKYLLNTHAHIDHTGGLAELKQASGGQLVAGEADKPLLEGGYYPGAKEDTALNFPPVKVDRTVREGDKVTVGDVTLIARETPGHSPGCTSWEFSVKDGDATRSVLIFCSGTVALNRLVPNPTYPGIVTDYRKTFARAKDMKVDVLLAPHPEMYRMQDKRALISDGAPNPFVNPGEFNAYAATLEKAFEDALVKQTAAAQEKKG; this is encoded by the coding sequence ATGAAGAAAATCGTCGCTGCGCTTGTCGCGCTGCTGCCGCTTGCCGGGACAGTGCAGGCCCAGACCGTCAAGGATCTGCTTGAGACCCTCAAGGTAAAGTGGAACACGCCAACAGAGCCGTTCAAGATGATCGGCAACGTCTATTATGTCGGAACCGACGGTCTGGCGTCCTACCTGATCACGTCGCCACAGGGCCACATCCTGGTGGACACGGTGATGCCGGAAGCAACCTCGCAGATCAAGGCGAGCATCGAGAAACTCGGCTTCAAGGTCACCGACATCAAATATCTCCTCAACACCCACGCGCATATCGATCACACCGGCGGTCTTGCCGAATTGAAGCAGGCCAGCGGTGGTCAGCTCGTGGCCGGCGAAGCCGACAAGCCGCTGCTCGAAGGCGGCTACTATCCGGGCGCGAAGGAAGATACCGCGCTCAATTTTCCGCCAGTGAAGGTGGATCGCACGGTGCGCGAAGGCGATAAGGTCACCGTGGGGGATGTCACGCTGATCGCCCGCGAAACCCCCGGTCATTCGCCGGGCTGCACGAGTTGGGAATTCTCCGTGAAGGATGGCGACGCAACGCGCTCCGTGCTCATCTTCTGCAGCGGCACCGTCGCGCTGAACCGGCTCGTCCCCAACCCGACCTATCCCGGGATCGTTACCGATTACAGGAAGACGTTCGCACGGGCGAAGGACATGAAGGTGGACGTGCTGCTTGCGCCGCATCCGGAGATGTACAGGATGCAGGACAAGCGAGCCTTGATCTCGGATGGCGCGCCCAATCCGTTCGTCAATCCCGGCGAGTTCAACGCCTACGCGGCGACGCTGGAGAAGGCGTTCGAAGACGCGCTGGTCAAGCAAACCGCCGCCGCACAGGAGAAGAAGGGGTGA
- a CDS encoding aldehyde dehydrogenase family protein, protein MVNRMQFYIDGAWVDPAVKKSTPVVNPATEEAMYEVALGSKADVDKAVAAAKRAFVTFSQTSREERVALLEKIIAIYKGRMKDIGAAVSDEMGAPLPMAEKLQAGAGLGHIMSTLEVLKNYHFEETLPSAVVVREPVGVIGMITPWNWPLNQIACKVAPALAAGCTMILKPSEFTPSSALIFAEILHEAGVPKGVFNLVNGLGPEVGAAMSEHPDIDMISFTGSTRAGVDVAKRAAPTVKRVSQELGGKSPNVILEGADLTKAVTGGVMHMFNNSGQSCNAPSRMIVPLSKMKEVAAIAKGVADKTKAGDPRAEGTTIGPVVSRIQWDKIQALIKKGIDEGATLVAGGPGLPEGVNKGFYVRPTIFADVTNDMTIAREEIFGPVLTIIGAKDEADAVKIANDTPYGLAGYVSGDTVESARRVARQIRAGNVNLQGVPNDRTAPFGGYKQSGNGREWGKYGLEEYLEVKAVAGYNAA, encoded by the coding sequence ATGGTCAACCGCATGCAATTCTACATCGACGGCGCCTGGGTCGATCCCGCCGTCAAGAAGTCCACGCCCGTCGTCAATCCGGCGACCGAAGAGGCGATGTATGAAGTTGCGCTCGGCTCCAAGGCCGACGTCGACAAGGCAGTGGCCGCCGCCAAGCGCGCCTTCGTGACCTTCTCGCAGACCAGCCGCGAAGAGCGCGTTGCGCTGCTGGAAAAGATCATTGCGATCTACAAGGGCCGCATGAAGGACATCGGCGCTGCCGTATCCGACGAGATGGGCGCGCCGCTGCCGATGGCGGAAAAGCTGCAGGCCGGTGCCGGCCTGGGCCACATCATGTCGACGCTGGAAGTCTTGAAGAACTATCACTTCGAAGAGACGCTCCCCTCGGCCGTGGTCGTGCGCGAGCCAGTCGGCGTCATCGGCATGATCACGCCCTGGAACTGGCCGCTGAACCAGATCGCCTGCAAGGTCGCGCCCGCGCTCGCCGCCGGCTGCACCATGATCCTCAAGCCCTCGGAATTCACGCCGAGCTCGGCGCTGATTTTCGCGGAAATCCTCCATGAAGCCGGCGTGCCGAAGGGCGTGTTCAACCTCGTCAACGGCCTCGGCCCGGAAGTCGGCGCCGCCATGAGCGAACACCCTGATATCGACATGATCTCGTTCACCGGCTCGACCCGCGCCGGCGTCGACGTCGCCAAGCGCGCCGCGCCGACCGTGAAGCGCGTCAGCCAGGAACTGGGCGGCAAGTCGCCGAACGTCATCCTCGAAGGCGCCGACCTGACCAAGGCCGTCACTGGCGGCGTGATGCACATGTTCAACAACTCCGGACAGTCCTGCAACGCGCCGTCGCGAATGATCGTGCCGCTGTCGAAGATGAAGGAAGTCGCAGCCATCGCCAAGGGCGTCGCCGACAAGACCAAGGCGGGCGATCCCCGCGCCGAAGGCACCACCATCGGCCCGGTGGTGTCGCGCATCCAGTGGGACAAGATCCAGGCGCTGATCAAGAAAGGCATCGATGAAGGCGCAACCTTGGTCGCCGGCGGTCCTGGGCTCCCCGAAGGCGTCAACAAGGGCTTCTATGTCCGCCCGACCATCTTCGCCGACGTCACCAACGACATGACGATTGCGCGGGAGGAAATCTTCGGGCCGGTGCTGACGATCATCGGTGCCAAGGATGAAGCCGATGCGGTGAAGATCGCCAACGACACGCCCTATGGTCTCGCCGGTTATGTCTCGGGCGATACGGTGGAAAGCGCGCGCCGCGTGGCCCGCCAGATCCGCGCCGGCAACGTCAACCTGCAGGGCGTGCCGAACGACCGCACCGCGCCGTTCGGCGGCTACAAGCAGTCCGGCAACGGCCGCGAGTGGGGCAAGTATGGCCTCGAGGAATATCTCGAGGTGAAGGCCGTCGCCGGCTACAACGCGGCGTAA